From the genome of Malus domestica chromosome 04, GDT2T_hap1, one region includes:
- the LOC103424962 gene encoding disease resistance protein RPV1-like isoform X1, which translates to MDGIEANIPPHREKRHKQMDGIEADIPPHREKRHKQMGGIEADIPPCREKRHKQMDGIEANIPPRREKYDVFINFRGADTRLGITSHLHAALLQKKIETYIDYRLQKGEEIGPALLEAIEKSTHSVIIFSQNYASSTWCLDELVHILECKERYGQKVIPVFYDINPSDVRKQHGSYAGAFAQLEERFKDSIDKVHKWRAALKTAADLSGFDYSNKYGTEADLIKNVVDHIWTNLKCESSCDLEGLVGIESHIEQIELLLGIHSQDACITVGIWGMGGIGKTTLAETIFHRLSSKFEASCFLKNVGEKSEPPDGLDCLQNKLLSEILGEEGLSIGSTGVQNRLSRTKVLIVLDDVSSPMQMQLLAGDRLRYGTGSRIIITSRDRDTLRQTVKEDNIYEVKVLKPDDAFQLFCLHAFKDNTTRRTDYEELAKKTVDYARRVPLALTVLGSLFFSCNSKEDWEDEFNKLKQSPSEDIQKVLRISYDRLGKYEKEIFLDIACFHKGKKVNEVKRMLDVRGFFPTSGIRILIDRSLISIYSDKWKGEIIEMHDSLQEMGMTIVREQCIKDPGKRNRLFTNEDVHRVLKSNTETPIVEAIELSTSYESEKQPLNFKLMSNLLMLIGHTFGLLDYKSAASLDLPDSLRYLYWWGYSLESLPSNFSPENLVELHMPWSRVKKLWQEDQRLVNLEVIDLFHSMYLTEVPNLSGSLKIVNINLFGCESLVEIPGYFQDLDELTHLDLQGCKSLKYLPEMPRNIKYLDLSESGIKELPQSVWSHEKISYLGISSCGYLEKLPSNRCKLKVSGSFYINSCTSLSEFYELPRDINELSLVSCTRLVSLPTNICKLKYLKGLNLSGCFKLENFPEILEPMEHLKSLNLSGTAVQELHSLIEFLPALKRLILKRCKRLSSMPKSICKLKYLEVLNLSSCCKFEDLPEILEPMEHLKFLNFRKTAVQELHSLIEFLPALKILNLQRCKRLSSIPKSICKLKYLEELNLSWCSKLENFPEILEPMEHLKSLNLSGTAVQVLHSSVEFLPALKILKLRFCRSLSSIPMSICKLKYLEELDLSWCSKLENFPEILEPMEDLQCLKLCGTVVQELHLSVKFLPALQWNSLFSEAMEDFMEDFW; encoded by the exons ATGGATGGTATTGAAGCTAATATCCCCCCTCATCGAGAAAAGAGAcacaaacaaatggatggtATTGAAGCTGATATCCCCCCTCATCGAGAAAAGAGACACAAACAGATGGGTGGTATTGAAGCTGATATCCCCCCTTGTCGAGAAAAGAGACACAAACAGATGGATGGTATTGAAGCTAATATCCCCCCTCGTCGAGAAAAGTATGATGTGTTTATCAATTTCAGAGGTGCGGACACCCGCCTTGGTATTACCAGCCATCTTCATGCTGCCTTACttcagaaaaaaattgaaacctacATCGATTACAGACTTCAGAAAGGAGAAGAAATCGGACCTGCCCTTCTAGAGGCAATCGAGAAGTCCACGCATTCGGTGATCATTTTCTCACAAAACTACGCTTCTTCCACATGGTGTTTGGATGAGCTTGTGCATATACTCGAATGCAAGGAAAGATATGGCCAGAAGGTTATACCCGTATTCTACGACATCAATCCATCTGATGTACGAAAACAACACGGGAGTTATGCGGGTGCATTTGCTCAACTTGAAGAACGTTTCAAGGACAGTATTGATAAGGTGCACAAGTGGAGGGCTGCTTTGAAGACTGCAGCTGATCTGTCTGGGTTTGATTATTCAAACAAATATGG GACGGAGGCAGATCTAATTAAGAATGTTGTCGATCATATTTGGACAAATTTGAAATGTGAATCATCATGTGATTTAGAGGGCCTGGTTGGAATTGAAAGCCACATCGAGCAAATTGAATTGCTACTGGGCATTCATTCACAGGACGCTTGCATCACTGTAGGTATTTGGGGCATGGGTGGTATTGGCAAGACCACCCTTGCTGAAACTATATTTCACAGACTCTCTTCTAAATTCGAAGCTTcttgttttcttaaaaatgtCGGGGAGAAATCAGAACCACCAGATGGACTAGATTGCTTGCAAAATAAACTTCTGAGTGAGATATTAGGGGAAGAAGGTCTATCCATAGGATCAACTGGTGTTCAAAATAGGCTTAGTCGCACAAAGGtcctcattgttcttgatgatgtGAGTAGTCCAATGCAAATGCAACTTTTAGCTGGTGATCGTCTTCGGTATGGCACTGGAAGTAGAATCATTATCACAAGTAGAGATAGGGACACACTTAGACAAACTGTTAAAGAGGATAATATCTATGAGGTTAAGGTATTAAAACCAGATGACGCTTTTCAGCTCTTCTGTTTGCATGCTTTCAAGGATAACACTACTCGTAGAACAGATTATGAGGAGTTGGCGAAAAAGACCGTGGATTATGCCAGACGCGTTCCTTTAGCTCTTACAGTTCTGGGGTCCTTGTTCTTCAGTTGCAACAGCAAAGAAGACTGGGAAGATGAATTCAACAAATTGAAACAATCTCCCAGTGAAGATATCCAGAAAGTGTTGAGAATAAGTTATGATAGATTGGGAAAATATGAGAAGGAGATATTTCTGGATATAGCATGTTTTCATAAAGGGAAGAAAGTGAATGAGGTAAAGCGAATGTTAGATGTTCGTGGATTCTTTCCGACATCCGGAATTAGAATTCTCATTGATAGGTCTCTCATATCAATTTATTCAGATAAATGGAAAGGGGAAATCATAGAGATGCACGATTCGCTACAAGAAATGGGAATGACAATTGTTCGGGAACAATGTATTAAAGATCCTGGTAAACGGAATAGGTTGTTCACGAATGAGGATGTCCATCGTGTACTGAAAAGTAACACG GAAACTCCAATTGTTGAAGCCATTGAACTTAGTACGTCGTATGAGAGTGAAAAGCAACCATTGAACTTCAAACTGATGTCAAACCTATTAATGCTTATTGGGCATACTTTTGGATTATTAGACTACAAATCGGCCGCTTCTCTAGACCTTCCCGATTCTCTTCGTTACCTTTACTGGTGGGGATATTCACTGGAATCTCTGCCGTCAAATTTTTCCCCGGAAAATCTAGTTGAGCTTCATATGCCATGGAGCCGAGTTAAGAAGCTCTGGCAAGAAGACCAG AGACTTGTGAACTTAGAAGTGATCGATCTGTTTCACTCTATGTATCTAACTGAAGTTCCAAATCTCTCTGGGAGTCTAAAAATTGTGAACATAAATCTCTTTGGCTGTGAAAGTTTGGTTGAAATTCCTGGGTATTTTCAAGATCTTGACGAGCTTACTCATCTTGATCTTCAGGGATGCAAAAGTCTCAAGTATCTTCCAGAGATGCCAAGAAATATTAAATACCTGGATTTATCTGAGAGTGGTATAAAGGAGTTGCCCCAATCAGTTTGGTCTCATGAAAAAATTTCTTACTTGGGTATAAGTTCGTGTGGATACCTTGAGAAACTTCCAAGCAACAGGTGTAAGTTGAAAGTCTCTGGTTCATTTTATATAAATTCCTGCACATCTCTTTCCGAGTTTTATGAGCTTCCCAGGGATATAAATGAATTATCATTGGTTAGTTGCACGAGACTTGTGAGTCTACCAACCAACATTTGTAAGTTGAAATATCTCAAGGGACTCAATCTTTCCGGATGCTTTAAACTTGAAAACTTCCCAGAGATCTTGGAGCCAATGGAACATTTGAAGTCCTTAAATTTAAGTGGAACAGCGGTTCAAGAGCTACACTCATTAATTGAGTTTCTCCCTGCTCTCAAAAGACTTATACTAAAACGTTGCAAAAGGCTTTCAAGTATGCCAAAGAGCATTTGTAAGTTGAAATATCTCGAGGTACTCAATCTCTCCAGCTGCTGTAAATTTGAAGACTTACCAGAGATCTTGGAGCCAATGGAACATTtgaagtttttaaattttagaaaaaCAGCGGTTCAAGAGCTACACTCATTAATTGAGTTTCTCCCTGCTCTCAAAATACTTAACCTACAACGTTGCAAAAGGCTTTCAAGTATCCCAAAGAGCATTTGTAAGTTGAAATATCTTGAGGAACTCAACCTCTCTTGGTGCTCCAAACTTGAAAACTTCCCAGAGATTTTGGAGCCAATGGAACATTTGAAGTCTTTAAATTTAAGTGGAACAGCGGTTCAAGTGCTACACTCATCAGTCGAGTTTCTCCCTGCTCTGAAAATACTTAAACTACGATTTTGTAGAAGCCTTTCAAGTATCCCAATGAGCATTTGTAAGTTGAAATATCTCGAGGAACTCGATCTCTCTTGGTGCTCCAAACTTGAAAACTTCCCAGAGATCTTGG
- the LOC103424962 gene encoding disease resistance protein RPV1-like isoform X2 — MDGIEANIPPHREKRHKQMDGIEADIPPHREKRHKQMGGIEADIPPCREKRHKQMDGIEANIPPRREKYDVFINFRGADTRLGITSHLHAALLQKKIETYIDYRLQKGEEIGPALLEAIEKSTHSVIIFSQNYASSTWCLDELVHILECKERYGQKVIPVFYDINPSDVRKQHGSYAGAFAQLEERFKDSIDKVHKWRAALKTAADLSGFDYSNKYGTEADLIKNVVDHIWTNLKCESSCDLEGLVGIESHIEQIELLLGIHSQDACITVGIWGMGGIGKTTLAETIFHRLSSKFEASCFLKNVGEKSEPPDGLDCLQNKLLSEILGEEGLSIGSTGVQNRLSRTKVLIVLDDVSSPMQMQLLAGDRLRYGTGSRIIITSRDRDTLRQTVKEDNIYEVKVLKPDDAFQLFCLHAFKDNTTRRTDYEELAKKTVDYARRVPLALTVLGSLFFSCNSKEDWEDEFNKLKQSPSEDIQKVLRISYDRLGKYEKEIFLDIACFHKGKKVNEVKRMLDVRGFFPTSGIRILIDRSLISIYSDKWKGEIIEMHDSLQEMGMTIVREQCIKDPGKRNRLFTNEDVHRVLKSNTETPIVEAIELSTSYESEKQPLNFKLMSNLLMLIGHTFGLLDYKSAASLDLPDSLRYLYWWGYSLESLPSNFSPENLVELHMPWSRVKKLWQEDQGCKSLKYLPEMPRNIKYLDLSESGIKELPQSVWSHEKISYLGISSCGYLEKLPSNRCKLKVSGSFYINSCTSLSEFYELPRDINELSLVSCTRLVSLPTNICKLKYLKGLNLSGCFKLENFPEILEPMEHLKSLNLSGTAVQELHSLIEFLPALKRLILKRCKRLSSMPKSICKLKYLEVLNLSSCCKFEDLPEILEPMEHLKFLNFRKTAVQELHSLIEFLPALKILNLQRCKRLSSIPKSICKLKYLEELNLSWCSKLENFPEILEPMEHLKSLNLSGTAVQVLHSSVEFLPALKILKLRFCRSLSSIPMSICKLKYLEELDLSWCSKLENFPEILEPMEDLQCLKLCGTVVQELHLSVKFLPALQWNSLFSEAMEDFMEDFW, encoded by the exons ATGGATGGTATTGAAGCTAATATCCCCCCTCATCGAGAAAAGAGAcacaaacaaatggatggtATTGAAGCTGATATCCCCCCTCATCGAGAAAAGAGACACAAACAGATGGGTGGTATTGAAGCTGATATCCCCCCTTGTCGAGAAAAGAGACACAAACAGATGGATGGTATTGAAGCTAATATCCCCCCTCGTCGAGAAAAGTATGATGTGTTTATCAATTTCAGAGGTGCGGACACCCGCCTTGGTATTACCAGCCATCTTCATGCTGCCTTACttcagaaaaaaattgaaacctacATCGATTACAGACTTCAGAAAGGAGAAGAAATCGGACCTGCCCTTCTAGAGGCAATCGAGAAGTCCACGCATTCGGTGATCATTTTCTCACAAAACTACGCTTCTTCCACATGGTGTTTGGATGAGCTTGTGCATATACTCGAATGCAAGGAAAGATATGGCCAGAAGGTTATACCCGTATTCTACGACATCAATCCATCTGATGTACGAAAACAACACGGGAGTTATGCGGGTGCATTTGCTCAACTTGAAGAACGTTTCAAGGACAGTATTGATAAGGTGCACAAGTGGAGGGCTGCTTTGAAGACTGCAGCTGATCTGTCTGGGTTTGATTATTCAAACAAATATGG GACGGAGGCAGATCTAATTAAGAATGTTGTCGATCATATTTGGACAAATTTGAAATGTGAATCATCATGTGATTTAGAGGGCCTGGTTGGAATTGAAAGCCACATCGAGCAAATTGAATTGCTACTGGGCATTCATTCACAGGACGCTTGCATCACTGTAGGTATTTGGGGCATGGGTGGTATTGGCAAGACCACCCTTGCTGAAACTATATTTCACAGACTCTCTTCTAAATTCGAAGCTTcttgttttcttaaaaatgtCGGGGAGAAATCAGAACCACCAGATGGACTAGATTGCTTGCAAAATAAACTTCTGAGTGAGATATTAGGGGAAGAAGGTCTATCCATAGGATCAACTGGTGTTCAAAATAGGCTTAGTCGCACAAAGGtcctcattgttcttgatgatgtGAGTAGTCCAATGCAAATGCAACTTTTAGCTGGTGATCGTCTTCGGTATGGCACTGGAAGTAGAATCATTATCACAAGTAGAGATAGGGACACACTTAGACAAACTGTTAAAGAGGATAATATCTATGAGGTTAAGGTATTAAAACCAGATGACGCTTTTCAGCTCTTCTGTTTGCATGCTTTCAAGGATAACACTACTCGTAGAACAGATTATGAGGAGTTGGCGAAAAAGACCGTGGATTATGCCAGACGCGTTCCTTTAGCTCTTACAGTTCTGGGGTCCTTGTTCTTCAGTTGCAACAGCAAAGAAGACTGGGAAGATGAATTCAACAAATTGAAACAATCTCCCAGTGAAGATATCCAGAAAGTGTTGAGAATAAGTTATGATAGATTGGGAAAATATGAGAAGGAGATATTTCTGGATATAGCATGTTTTCATAAAGGGAAGAAAGTGAATGAGGTAAAGCGAATGTTAGATGTTCGTGGATTCTTTCCGACATCCGGAATTAGAATTCTCATTGATAGGTCTCTCATATCAATTTATTCAGATAAATGGAAAGGGGAAATCATAGAGATGCACGATTCGCTACAAGAAATGGGAATGACAATTGTTCGGGAACAATGTATTAAAGATCCTGGTAAACGGAATAGGTTGTTCACGAATGAGGATGTCCATCGTGTACTGAAAAGTAACACG GAAACTCCAATTGTTGAAGCCATTGAACTTAGTACGTCGTATGAGAGTGAAAAGCAACCATTGAACTTCAAACTGATGTCAAACCTATTAATGCTTATTGGGCATACTTTTGGATTATTAGACTACAAATCGGCCGCTTCTCTAGACCTTCCCGATTCTCTTCGTTACCTTTACTGGTGGGGATATTCACTGGAATCTCTGCCGTCAAATTTTTCCCCGGAAAATCTAGTTGAGCTTCATATGCCATGGAGCCGAGTTAAGAAGCTCTGGCAAGAAGACCAG GGATGCAAAAGTCTCAAGTATCTTCCAGAGATGCCAAGAAATATTAAATACCTGGATTTATCTGAGAGTGGTATAAAGGAGTTGCCCCAATCAGTTTGGTCTCATGAAAAAATTTCTTACTTGGGTATAAGTTCGTGTGGATACCTTGAGAAACTTCCAAGCAACAGGTGTAAGTTGAAAGTCTCTGGTTCATTTTATATAAATTCCTGCACATCTCTTTCCGAGTTTTATGAGCTTCCCAGGGATATAAATGAATTATCATTGGTTAGTTGCACGAGACTTGTGAGTCTACCAACCAACATTTGTAAGTTGAAATATCTCAAGGGACTCAATCTTTCCGGATGCTTTAAACTTGAAAACTTCCCAGAGATCTTGGAGCCAATGGAACATTTGAAGTCCTTAAATTTAAGTGGAACAGCGGTTCAAGAGCTACACTCATTAATTGAGTTTCTCCCTGCTCTCAAAAGACTTATACTAAAACGTTGCAAAAGGCTTTCAAGTATGCCAAAGAGCATTTGTAAGTTGAAATATCTCGAGGTACTCAATCTCTCCAGCTGCTGTAAATTTGAAGACTTACCAGAGATCTTGGAGCCAATGGAACATTtgaagtttttaaattttagaaaaaCAGCGGTTCAAGAGCTACACTCATTAATTGAGTTTCTCCCTGCTCTCAAAATACTTAACCTACAACGTTGCAAAAGGCTTTCAAGTATCCCAAAGAGCATTTGTAAGTTGAAATATCTTGAGGAACTCAACCTCTCTTGGTGCTCCAAACTTGAAAACTTCCCAGAGATTTTGGAGCCAATGGAACATTTGAAGTCTTTAAATTTAAGTGGAACAGCGGTTCAAGTGCTACACTCATCAGTCGAGTTTCTCCCTGCTCTGAAAATACTTAAACTACGATTTTGTAGAAGCCTTTCAAGTATCCCAATGAGCATTTGTAAGTTGAAATATCTCGAGGAACTCGATCTCTCTTGGTGCTCCAAACTTGAAAACTTCCCAGAGATCTTGG